The following are encoded together in the Anaerolineae bacterium genome:
- a CDS encoding NYN domain-containing protein: MPRVALFLDFENLYNALKARARRRDPRHPYGESPFMDFGQLVAYIEENYGSLAREDFIAVANFTHYNPQKGGLNRYATVIDAQSFMGPQVRRVRQHSGGKKWVIRNFADMRLAFEVGRHVATRPADVYILGSGDEAFTALGRTLREMGFQVVFLVADPNAPSTDANIRAEFDLLDFRVTQREPEPEPPPTQAQETVEEDEVARFCAALSDLRQRLSTGIPVRLMEALYGPSQAAEMLRKAQGRGLVDLWEGPTGVRCVSLQTERVLGTVQKMPTREGVRRAAEVLAAVVEIAQSAPRDADRAYWRRALRQRLGVSSRTAKALLERLLSLGVLRDGWMRQPRITVETVEALSREVLPEVPSAPPQPKGKSP; this comes from the coding sequence ATGCCCCGTGTGGCTTTGTTCCTGGATTTCGAGAACCTCTACAACGCCCTGAAGGCCCGCGCCCGCCGCAGGGATCCCCGCCATCCGTATGGGGAATCGCCTTTCATGGACTTCGGGCAGTTGGTGGCCTACATCGAGGAAAACTACGGCTCCCTGGCCCGGGAGGATTTCATCGCCGTAGCCAACTTCACCCACTACAACCCGCAAAAAGGTGGGCTGAACCGCTACGCGACCGTGATCGACGCCCAGAGTTTCATGGGGCCCCAGGTGCGGCGGGTGCGGCAGCACAGCGGGGGAAAGAAGTGGGTCATTCGCAACTTTGCCGACATGCGGTTGGCCTTTGAGGTGGGGCGGCATGTGGCCACCCGCCCTGCCGATGTCTACATCCTGGGCAGCGGGGACGAAGCCTTTACCGCGCTGGGACGCACTTTGCGCGAGATGGGCTTTCAGGTGGTCTTCCTGGTGGCGGATCCCAACGCGCCGAGCACCGACGCCAACATTCGCGCCGAGTTCGACCTGCTCGATTTTCGCGTGACCCAGCGCGAGCCGGAGCCGGAACCGCCCCCCACCCAGGCGCAGGAGACGGTCGAGGAGGACGAGGTGGCCCGTTTTTGCGCCGCCCTGAGCGATCTGCGGCAGCGGCTGAGCACGGGCATCCCGGTGCGATTGATGGAAGCTTTGTACGGCCCTTCTCAAGCGGCCGAGATGCTCCGCAAGGCGCAGGGCCGTGGGCTGGTGGACCTGTGGGAAGGGCCGACCGGCGTGCGCTGTGTTTCGTTGCAAACGGAGCGCGTGCTGGGGACGGTGCAGAAGATGCCTACGCGGGAGGGCGTGCGCCGCGCCGCCGAGGTGCTGGCTGCGGTGGTTGAGATCGCCCAAAGCGCGCCCCGCGACGCCGACCGCGCCTACTGGCGGCGGGCGTTGCGCCAGCGCCTGGGCGTGAGCAGCAGGACGGCCAAGGCGCTGTTGGAGCGGTTGCTGTCCCTGGGTGTGTTGCGTGATGGGTGGATGCGGCAACCGCGCATCACGGTGGAGACGGTGGAGGCCCTGAGCCGCGAGGTCCTGCCCGAGGTGCCGTCGGCCCCGCCTCAACCCAAGGGGAAGAGCCCGTGA
- the polA gene encoding DNA polymerase I, translating to MPPTVYLLDGHALAYRAYFALTGGSEDMARRWMTSSGEPTAAVYGFASILLRLLEHERPDYLAISFDTGRTFRDDLFPEYKATRAKMPDDLVPQIERIRQLVDAFNIPRVEVEGYEADDVLGSLARWAADDTGLGVKIVTGDRDLLQLVSERVIVSLPGRQLSDAQDYTPERVFRKYGVRPEQFVDFKALVGDKSDNIPGVRGIGEKTAAKLLQQYGDLDNLYAHLDELSPSLRKKLGAGREDAYLSRELARIVTDLPVRLDLEQARPDRFDPARVETLFRALEFRSLMKRFAELRRTLGLGVAPQATQLPLLQVTAPQETPEEVTVSGLGFTTHIVQTPEALQALVRRLSQAQRLAVDTETTSTDQMRAELVGLSLALDDREGYYIPVAHRTGEPQLPWEQVREALRPALEDPDLPKVGHNLKYDIVVLARHGLRVAPLAFDTMIAEWLRDPASRNLGLKNLAWVRLGVEMTEIADLIGKGRKQISMAEVPVSKVAPYAAADVVMVQRLIPLLEADLRERAALRLFHEVEMPLVWVLAEMEMAGVLLDTAFLQHMSAQLAQRMHALEERIFQAVGRRFNLNSTQQLSKALFEDLGLKPPDRTRKTKSGYYSTSASVLEALRDAHPAAAWILEHRELAKLKSTYVDALPQQIHPETGRVHTSFNQTGTVTGRIASSDPNLQNIPIRTPIGREVRKAFIAPPDHLLLSVDYSQVELRIVAHIANDENMIAAFQAGLDIHAATAAAIYGVPLEAVTKEMRRHAKAVNFGLIYGMSPYGLTRSTDLTLAEAEDFVEAYFRQFPGVKRYIEETRRKATELGYVETLLGRRRYFPALQNPHTNRQVRQREEREAINAPIQGSAADIMKVAMLQVHALLQERRLPARMLIQVHDEVVLEVRRHALNETVRAVREAMEGAYRLRVPLVTDARVGPNWGEMEPVG from the coding sequence ATGCCGCCAACCGTCTATCTCCTCGACGGCCATGCCCTGGCCTATCGCGCTTACTTTGCGCTCACCGGCGGCTCGGAGGACATGGCCCGCCGGTGGATGACTTCCTCCGGTGAGCCGACCGCTGCCGTGTACGGCTTTGCCAGCATTCTGCTGCGCCTGCTGGAACACGAGCGGCCCGACTATTTGGCCATTTCCTTTGATACGGGTCGGACCTTCCGTGACGACCTCTTTCCCGAGTACAAGGCCACGCGGGCCAAGATGCCCGACGACCTGGTGCCGCAAATCGAACGCATCCGCCAACTGGTGGACGCTTTCAACATCCCCCGCGTGGAGGTTGAAGGATACGAGGCGGACGATGTGCTGGGCAGCCTGGCCCGTTGGGCCGCGGACGATACCGGCCTGGGGGTGAAAATCGTCACCGGTGACCGCGACCTGCTCCAACTGGTCAGCGAGCGGGTCATCGTCTCCCTGCCTGGGCGCCAACTTTCCGACGCCCAGGACTACACCCCCGAGCGGGTGTTCCGAAAATACGGCGTGCGGCCCGAACAGTTCGTGGACTTCAAGGCCCTGGTCGGCGACAAATCCGACAACATTCCCGGTGTGCGCGGCATCGGCGAGAAGACCGCCGCCAAACTCCTCCAACAGTATGGCGACCTGGACAACCTCTACGCCCACCTGGACGAACTCAGCCCCTCCCTGCGCAAGAAACTGGGGGCGGGCCGCGAGGACGCCTACCTCAGCCGGGAACTGGCCCGCATCGTCACCGATTTGCCCGTGCGGCTGGACCTGGAACAGGCCCGCCCTGACCGGTTTGACCCCGCCCGGGTGGAAACCCTGTTCCGGGCACTGGAATTCCGTTCCCTGATGAAGCGCTTTGCCGAACTGCGCCGGACGTTGGGGCTGGGGGTCGCGCCCCAGGCGACGCAACTCCCCCTGTTGCAGGTGACCGCTCCCCAGGAAACCCCAGAGGAGGTCACCGTCTCCGGGTTAGGGTTCACCACCCACATTGTCCAGACCCCGGAGGCCCTGCAAGCTCTGGTGCGGCGTTTGTCGCAGGCGCAGCGTCTGGCCGTGGACACCGAGACCACCTCCACGGATCAGATGCGGGCTGAGTTGGTGGGCCTGTCGCTGGCCCTGGACGACCGGGAGGGCTACTACATCCCTGTGGCCCATCGCACCGGCGAGCCGCAACTGCCCTGGGAGCAGGTGCGCGAGGCCCTGCGCCCGGCGCTGGAGGACCCCGACCTGCCCAAGGTGGGGCACAATTTGAAGTACGACATCGTGGTGCTGGCCCGCCACGGCCTGCGGGTGGCACCGCTGGCCTTCGATACCATGATCGCCGAGTGGCTGCGCGACCCGGCTTCGCGCAACCTGGGGCTGAAGAACCTGGCCTGGGTGCGCCTAGGCGTGGAGATGACCGAAATCGCCGACCTTATCGGCAAGGGCCGCAAGCAGATCAGCATGGCCGAGGTGCCGGTGAGCAAGGTGGCCCCCTACGCGGCCGCCGATGTGGTCATGGTGCAGCGCCTCATCCCCTTGCTGGAAGCCGACCTGCGGGAACGGGCGGCCCTGCGCCTCTTCCACGAGGTGGAGATGCCCTTGGTGTGGGTGCTGGCCGAGATGGAGATGGCCGGGGTGCTGCTGGATACCGCCTTCCTCCAGCACATGTCGGCCCAACTGGCCCAACGGATGCACGCACTGGAGGAGCGGATTTTCCAGGCGGTAGGACGGCGCTTTAACCTCAACTCGACGCAGCAACTTTCCAAAGCCCTCTTTGAAGACCTGGGCCTCAAGCCCCCTGACCGCACCCGCAAGACCAAGAGCGGCTACTATTCCACCTCGGCCAGCGTACTGGAGGCCCTGCGCGACGCCCACCCCGCCGCGGCCTGGATTCTGGAGCACCGCGAACTGGCCAAACTCAAGTCCACCTATGTGGACGCCCTGCCCCAGCAAATTCACCCCGAAACCGGGCGAGTGCACACCTCCTTCAACCAGACGGGCACGGTCACCGGGCGTATTGCTTCCTCGGACCCCAACTTGCAGAACATCCCCATTCGCACGCCCATCGGCCGCGAGGTGCGCAAGGCCTTCATCGCCCCGCCGGACCATCTGCTGCTTTCGGTGGACTACTCCCAGGTCGAACTGCGCATTGTAGCCCACATCGCCAACGATGAGAACATGATCGCCGCGTTTCAGGCCGGGCTGGATATCCACGCGGCCACCGCCGCCGCCATCTACGGCGTGCCCCTGGAGGCAGTGACCAAAGAGATGCGCCGTCACGCCAAGGCGGTGAACTTCGGCCTGATTTACGGCATGAGCCCCTACGGCCTGACCCGCTCCACCGACCTCACCCTGGCCGAGGCCGAGGACTTTGTGGAGGCCTACTTCCGTCAGTTCCCGGGGGTCAAGCGATACATCGAGGAAACGCGGCGCAAGGCCACCGAATTAGGCTATGTGGAAACTCTGTTGGGCCGCCGGCGCTACTTCCCAGCGCTGCAGAACCCCCACACCAACCGCCAGGTGCGCCAACGGGAGGAGCGCGAAGCCATCAACGCCCCCATCCAGGGCAGTGCGGCGGACATCATGAAGGTGGCCATGTTGCAGGTGCACGCTTTGCTCCAGGAGCGCCGTTTGCCTGCCAGAATGCTGATCCAGGTTCACGATGAAGTCGTGCTGGAAGTGCGCCGCCACGCGCTGAACGAGACGGTGCGTGCCGTGCGGGAGGCCATGGAAGGGGCCTATCGCCTCAGAGTGCCCTTGGTCACCGACGCCCGCGTCGGCCCCAA